The genomic region CCGTAGCACCAGCAGGAAATAGCGCATCGGATTCAACAAGGTCAAATCCTGCACCAAAGACGGCATATTGCGGATCGGGGTTGCGAATCCGGAAAGAATGATGGCAGGCACCATGAAAAAAAATGCGCCGAGCATGCCTTGCTGCTGGGTAACGGCCAGCGAAGAAATCATCAACCCGATGCCGACTGCTGACAACAAAAACAGCAGCACCCCTGTATAAAGCGTAAACAGGCTGCCCAATAATGGCACCTCGAACCAGAATACCGTCACCAGCACGATCAGGCTGGCCTCGACGATACCAATCAGGAAACCCGGCAGGGCTTTGCCGATGAGGATTTCCGCCGGATGCAACGGCGTCACCAGCAATTGATCGAAAGTACCTTGTTCGCGCTCGCGCGCAACGGAAAGCGCGGTCACCAGAATCGTGACAAGCAGGGTTAGCAGGCCCACGATACCGGGCAGAAAGAACCAGCGGCTTTCCAGATTGGGATTGAACCACGCCCGTGTCACGATGTGTGCTGGCGGTGCTCCGCCATTGCTGGCGGTCCAATCGTTGTTGAATCGATTGATAATATCCTGCGCATAATTCACAGTCAGCAATGCAGTATTGGAATTACGTCCATCGACGAGAATCTGAATGGGGGCAGGGCGGCCGCTGAGCATATCTGCACTGAAATGCGGCCCGATATGGATAACCATTAATACCGTTTTACGATTTAGTAATGGTGCGATCTGATTATTGCGGGTAATCCGCTGCTTTGCCATAAAACTGGGCGAACCGCTAAAAGCCGAGACCACATCCCGGGAAATCGAGCCAGTATCTTCATTAAATACCGCATAAGGCACATGCTTGAGATCGAAAGTCGCCGCATAGCCAAAAACCATGAGTTGCACCAAAGGTGGAATAATCAGTACGAAACGACTGCGCTTGTCCTTCAGCAAGGCCAGAAACTCCTTGATCATCAAGGCGAATATCCGTCTTAACATCGACCTTTACTCCAGCCGTTTACGCGCTTTGATCCGCGTAAGTCCAAGAAAAATGGTAGCGAGCAATATCAGCGCGAGCGCATTCGGCAGAATCACACTCCATTCATTGCCAACCAGGAAAACCGTTTGCAGGATTGCCACGTAATATCGCGCCGCAACGACATGCGTAATTACTTGAACTATGGCAGGCATACTATTGATATCGAATATGAATCCGGATAACAGAAAGGCCGGTAAAAACGTAGTAATGATCGCCAGCTGACCGGCGATAAACTGGCTGCGCGCTATCGTGGAAATGAGTAGCCCCATGCCCAGTGCAGTCAACAGAAACAATGCGGATGTTGCAAACAGCACCCATACAGACCCGCGCAATGGCACTTCGAAGAGCCAGAGAGCCATCGCGACCGACAGCGCCAAACCGCCCATGCCGAGGATGAAATAAGGTATCAGCTTGCCCAGGATCACTTCATTCATCGCGAGCGGGGTAACCATCAGTGCTTCCATCGTGCCGCGCTCCCACTCCCGCGCCATGACCATGGCAGTCAGCAGGGCGCCGATCAGCGTCATGATAACGGCGATCAGCCCCGGCACCAGAAAATTGCGGCTCTTCAGCTCCTCATTAAACCAGATACGCTGCGTCATCACTACCGGCACGCTGAGCGTCTTCCCCTGATCCAGGCTGCTGTGTTCCAGCCATGTCCCCCATGCGCCAGTAACATAGCCGGTCACTATGCGGGCTGTATTGGCATCCACCCCGTTGACAATCAACTGGATAGGTGCACCTTGTGGCTGGCGCAGACGTTGCGCAAAGTCATGGCGCAACACGATGATGGCACTAATGCGGCCTGCCATCATCGCATCAACTGCCTTTGGCGTACTCTGGAAAGATACCGGGGAGAAATAACGCGAATTATGAAGTGCTGCGGTAAAACTCGCCGTATCAGCACTGGGCTGTTCGACTACCAGCCCTAATGGCACATGTTCAGAATCCAGCGATACGCCGTAACCGAACAGCAACAACAGAATCACCGGCATCAGGAATGCAATCGCTATGCTGCTGGGATCGCGGATAATCTGCAGGAATTCCTTGCGAATCAATCCGGTCAGCCGCATGCTTGCGCTATTCATGCCGCGGCCCCTCACGCTTCATGTGCCTCGATCAGCCCAACGAACGCATCTTCCATACCCGGATGAGGAAGTATCGCGGAACGTGCCTGGACCTTGATTTCAGAGGGGGTACCGATAGTAAGAATTTCACCGGCTGCCATGATGGCCAGTCTATCGCAATACTCGGCTTCCTCCATGAAATGCGTCGTTACCATGATAGTCACGCCTTGCTCGGCCAGCCCATTTATTCTTCGCCAGAATTCGCGGCGCGCCAAGGGGTCGACCCCGGAAGTCGGTTCATCGAGGAACAGGATTTGAGGCTCATGCATCAAAGCGCATGCCAAGGCCAGACGCTGCTTGTAACCCAGCGACAAATCACCGCTGACAAATTCGGCAATGGGCGCCAAATCAAACTCTTGCAGTGCCCAGTTAATCCGTTCACTGCCATGTTTACCCGATAGTCCGTAGGCGCTGCCAAAGAAACGCAAATTTTCGACAACGCTGAGATTGCCGTATAACGAAAATTTCTGCGACATATAGCCAATACGGGCGCGAGCTGCTGCTGCCGCATAACGCAGATCCGCGCCGGCGACACGCAAGCTGCCGCTGCTGGGGGCAGCAAGCCGCACAACATGCGGAACAGGGTGGATTTACCGGCACCGTTCGCTCCCAGCAAGCCGAAAACTTCGCCTTCAGGAACCGCAAGCGTGACATTTTTCACCGCCAGAAAGCTGCCAAATTTTCGGGTCAGATTCTGCACTTCTATCATTGGCGCTGTTGTCTTGTCGCGCACAACTGCGGCAATAATAGGCATTCGCAACTCAGGATGACTTGTTTCCGGCTCAATTCGGGTTTTAAGCAAAACCACGAAACTGTCTTCAAAACGCGGCGGCAACGCATTTATCTCGACATCTGTCAAATCAGGGAGCAAGGTCTCGGGAACAGGGGGCGATGCATCCTGTCGCATGACGATACGCACATGATCTCCCTGAATCAGCGCATCCAGCACGCTCGGGACTGAGCCAATCGCGCTTGCAGCACACGTTTGGCAATACTGCCGGAGGTAACCGCAAAAGCACGGTCGCGCAGAGGTTCCTGCAGGCTGGCGGGTGTTCCCTGATCCAACAGTTTCCCGTCATGCAGCAGCACCACTTCGTCGCAACGCTCGGCTTCATCCAGATAAGCCGTGCTCAATAACACGCTGGTGCCTTGCTCCTTCACCAGACGATAGACGATGGCCCAGAGTTCGCGCCGTGAGAGAGGATCAACACCCACAGTCGGTTCATCCAGCAACAGCAGAGGAGGCTGCTGCACCAAGGTACAGGCAAGACCGAGTTTCTGCTTCATGCCTCCGGAAAGCTGTCCTGCCAGACGCCCGGTAAATGCCGCGAGTCCGGCCATTTGCATCAAGTTCCGATAGCGCTCCGGGCGCACATGCTTGGGCACGCCTTGCAAATCCGCATATAAGTCGAGATTTTCCTGAACGGTCAAATCTTCATACAAACCAAACCGTTGCGGCATGTAGCCTATCGTGCTCTGTATCGCTAATGACTGCGTAGCTGCATCGTTGCCCAGCACTTGAATGGAGCCTGCATCCGCCAGTAGCAAACCGGCCGCCAGCCGCATCAGCGTGGTTTTGCCAGCACTATCCGGACCGACAAGACCGGTGACGAGGCCGCGTTTGATGGTAAAACTGACATCGTGCAATGCTTTGACCGATCTTTGCCCAACACGAAACGATTTGGAAATACCATCGATCTCCAGTGCAAACTGGCTCGTCTGGCCTTGTTCGAGTGAAAAAATAGGCACTGCAGGCATCGGTCGGTATGGCGTCAGGTTTTGTTACAGACAGCCATGCCATTCGACTGAGGAGGAGGGGGCTGATCCAGGCGTATCGTCACGGTCGCCGGCATGCCGAGGCGCAGTTCATTTTGTGTATTGCAGGTAAGGATCCGCACCTGATATACCAGATTGCTGCGAACTTCCACGGTTTCAACTGATTTAGGGGTGAACTCGGCGCTGGGGGAAACATAACCGACCCAACCGTCATAATATTTACCGGGGAAGCTGTCGGTGCTTACGCTGGCGCGCATGCCGGGCTTGACTTTGCCTAATTCGCTACCGGAAACGTATGCCCGGATCCAGATAGGGTTGGTAAGCGCCAGTGTGTAAACGGGACGTTGAGGTGAGGCCATATCCCCAGGCTCAAGAATGCGATCCTGTATGACACCATCGGATGGAGCGTAGAGAGAAGCATCGGCCAAATCCTTGCGCGCGATTGCCAGCGATGCTTCATTCGTCTGCAAAGCGGCTTGGGCTGCGGCAATGTCTTCCTTGCGCGGCCCCAGGATAGCCAATTTCCAGACTTCATGTGCTGCATTGGATCTGGCTTGTGCGGCCTCAGCTGCCGATTGTGCATTATCAGCCTGCTGTTTTGCGATGAAACGCTGTTTCACCAGTTCGACGAGCCTTTGATAAGTCCGTTCGGCATTATCTGCATCTATTTTGGCCGCTTCCGCATCGGCTTGCGCCTTGCGGATTTCTTCCGGACGATTACCGGCCTGCAGGCGCAGAAGTGCTTGTTGTTCAGCCACCACCTGGGATTGACGAAACGCCACATTCTGTTCCAGCCGTTTGGTGTCCAAAACCGCCAACAGCTGGCCTTTTTTGACCGGATTCCCTTCCTGAACGAGCATCCGGTCAATACGTTCAGAACCATTAAACGCGAGTTGTACCTGCCTGACATCCGCATTTCCGTAAATGGTTAACGCCGTATCCGCAATTCCCCGGTCATGCTGGGTACGCCAATAACTGACGCCGCCCACCCCGATTAATGCAACAACCAGTATTGGAATAAGTATTTTGCGATTCATGGTGTACGGTGTTCAATCCATAAGCATCGAAGGTGACATCTTATCAGGATTATAGTTGGCAAACCGCCACCATGACACCATACTCTCCCGTAAGCAAAGGAACCGGATATCGCTAAGGGTCAGGGGAGAAAAGACGTGGCTTAATAAAACTCAAGCCACGCAACAAGTTTCCGGTATTGGGTCACAGGGAGTATCCGGCTAACTGGCAGGAAATACGATCAGTAATTCAGCTTTTATCGGCCTTTTTACCCGCTTGCTGGGCGGCATGGTGAGCCACTGCAAAAGCTCGACTCTCATCATGCTTATATTCCTTGTAGGCGTTATTGAACGCCTTGAGAAACGCGCGTTTCTGATGCGCATCATATTGATCTACCTGTGCTTTCGGCAATTCGCTTACAGTTTTATATGGCATGTTTTCCTCCGGACACATTCTCTGATTGAACAACCTCATGACATATTGAAAATATGCCATGTTCTCTATTCAAGCCGTTTTTTCGCTGAATATGCGGCGCACGGCTTCTCCCGCAATGGCGAGCAAAATGACGCCGGTCAGCACAGTGAGCATTCCCGAACCCGTCGAGGGCAAGGCGCCCAGCGCCACAAGTAAGGTGGTGGCTTGCGCGGGCGGATGGTCAGCTCTGAGCACATACTGCATCGACATTGAAAACAATATCGCAAGCACAGCGGCTATCACTCTCGAACCAACAAGTATATGCATTGCATTAAATGCAGGCGCATTTAATGCCCCTGCGAGATAAACGGCCAGCACGCCTGAAAATAGGCCGACAATATGCCCTGCAATTACATTCCAGGGCTTGGCGATGCTCAAATCCGGCGAATTAGCCTGAATTGCGATGGTCGGTCCCAAGCTGGGGAATAGCCACGGCGTCCCTGACCATAAGGCAAACCCTCCTATCATCCCCAGAACAACTGCAGCCGTCCCTGCAGCAAGCAATGGTTTAAAAGGTTTATTGAAGATATTCATGACGGAACCACCAGCGTTTGGGGCGCAGCTTGACGAATTCGGGTCCACAGCCAGACGGCTTGCCTTTGGTTTTGTTGCCGGATATGACCGATTGCAGCTTCCAATTCCTGATCACGGAGAGCTTTGGAGGCCTGCTCCAGTACGTCAATCGAGATCAGGCTTTCATTTACCATTAGCCACAGATCATGCAAATGACGCAACAGGTTGAATCCACCCGGTTTGCGCGGTATTAACAGTGCGGCATCCAGGCGTTCCGGCTCGCCTGCCTGCCTTTCCCCGTACTGTTCGGTAAAAGGCTGCAACGCCTGCACGGCGTTTTGAGACCAGGAAGCGAATAAGCGACTGAGTGTGCCGATATCAGGTTCTTCCGCATGCGTGTGGGCAAGCTGATTCAAGCCCTTCACTAAACGCTGCTCGCTTTCCTGCAATAGACCGATATAGTCGGCGATATGGGCGGCAGGGGGAGGGGGATTGCGGAAACTCTCATTTGCATTGGCCCCACCTTCATTATCGGCTACTCTCATTGATTCAGGTTGCAGCGAACTCGGCGAAGCAATCTTCTCGAGTTTGACCGCAGCATATTTGTAATGAGGCTCTTTACTGACTGGGTCCCACTCGTAAATCGTCAGCTCATTGGCTGCCCGTGCACGGCACGGATTATCCCAGTAACCATAGTGGAAGGGTACAAAGAGTTCGCCGGGCGCAATATTTCCAATGCGGGCAGGGGCTTCCATTTGGCCGCGTCGAGATGACAATCGTATCCAGTCATTCTCCTTGATGTCCAGATCGGCGCGCGCCTCGCCCGGAGGCTCCACAGCCTTGTGGCTGATATGCACGGTCCGATCCACATTGGTAAAACAACCCGTTTTTTCACCCCAAAGCGCGGCGGGTAGCACTACATCTGCAAATTGCGCGGTTTCGGTAAGAAACGCATCCTGCACGATGACAAACAGCCCGGAACGTTCAAGAATTTGACGAACACGATTGAGATTGGGTAAGGATACGGCTGGATTGGTTGCCTGTATCCATAAAAAACGTATCGACCCGATTTCGCAATAGCGAAAAATTTGCAGCGCATGAGTAAGGGGCGACCAGTGCGGAATAATGGCAGGGTCTACGTTCCATATTTCTGCAAGCTGTTCAATATGCTGCGGATTATCCCAATTGCGGAATCCCGGCAAATCTCCATCAGCTCCGGATTCCCTGGTGTTTTGCGCGGTTGGTTGTCCATTCATTTGCAAAAGTCCGCATCCCGGCCTGCCGATACGCCCCAGAATCAAATTGATATTGTTGACCTGAACCGCTGCGGCAGTCGCCTGATTGGATTGATACACGCCTTGCAGGCAAGTTGAAACCAGCATGGAGGAGCGGGTAATCAGTTCAGCCGCCTTTTTAAGATCGGCCGCCGGCACACCGGAAAGCGCTTCTACCCGTTCCGGCGCATACGTCATCACCACCTTTGCAAGTTCATCGAACCCTAGCGTATGTTGCCGTATAAAAGCTTCATCTATATTGCCGTCGGCAATCAGCAAATGCAAAAGGCCATTTCGGGACAAAACGTCTGCCTTGAAATTTGCATATATAAATAAAGAAATTGACTAGCCAATTCCGTACGACAACCCACATAACGCGCGATCCACGGCTTTAAACAGGATTGTTAGATATCGAACAGACCCGTTTAAGTACGACTCATAAGATGAACCTTCCTCAATTGATTTTTGAAAGGAATCCAAAATGAGCTTTCTAAATCGCGATACTTACGGCATGTATAAATCGTATGATGGGGAAGGTCCCGGGCCTTCCTTAATGGGTGCAGATACATTGATGGGTGAGGATGTTTACAATCATCTCGATGAAGACCTCGGGGATATCAAGGAAATCATGATTGATATGCGCAGCGGCAAAATTGCTTACGCGGTTTTGTCGTTCGGAGGATTTCTCGGATTGGGTGAAAAACTGTTCGCCGTGCCGTGGAATGCGTTAACACTCGATACGGTGAATAAGCGTTTTATTCTGAAAGTCGAGAAAGAACGGTTGAAGAATGCGCCTGGCTTTGATAAAGACGACTGGCCAGATATGGTCGACCAGACTTGGTCAACAAGCGTACATTCGTTTTATGGCACCAAACCTTATTATGATTTGTGAGTAACTTTAATCAATCTAAGTTTAAAATGCCCGCTGGGAGCATCGACCGGAAGGCGATCTTGAAACGGGTTTTTTCAGGGCAAATCGGGGCAAAAACCGCCCTGTTATGTCATGCCTGACTTCGCATAATGTATATTATGTTAAATCAATTTCACAAATACCAAGGCGATTTCTTCGATTTGCATACAATTGCAAAATTAAACAACCTGAAAAAATAAAAAAACACCTCAATTTACCGAGGTGCCTTGCATGAAACTAAATTCGCCTGGATCTAGATCCACCCCAAAATTCGTCTTCATTTATTTCCAAACACAATTTTAGTGATTTTTCTTTTTAACGCCGCCATTGTGCAACCAGTTTACGGCATTCTCTTCCCCATTCACAAAGCTCGGTGCACGTATAACGTTTATCTGTAGCAAAGCATGGTTCATCCCCGTACTGCAACTGCATTATCCTGATTAATTGCCCTTTGGAATGATAATCACCGGTTCCCTTAATTTCATGAATTGCATGCTGATTTGCAATTTTATTTTTTCGTTGCGGGATTTCATTCATATTCATAATCCATCTCCTTCCGAAAAATATTTAAATAATCAGACCTATGTTAAGACAGTGACTTTAATAAAAGTGATCATCGCACAACAGTATGTCGGTTTGATGAAAATATAAATTTCTTTCCAAATCCATAACGCTTACTGTTTGAATCATGTAAACCGATTTTTGGTGGATATACTGAATGAGTGAATTACTCATAATGAATCATAGCTAAAGATCTGGTTTATTCAATGAAAAAATGAGCATTCTAAAAAATCAGCAGGTGGACTATCCTTAACATACGCTACATCACATTACAATTCTTTCTTATCAATATGTTTTAATTTATTAAAACGATGAACAAGACATCTATTGCACACAGCCGGAATGGTTTGGATATCTCCGGACTATTGAAAAAATCAGGCGGCAGCTACGCCAAAGCGCTCGGTATCAAATTAACCAGGACGTCCTCGCCCGAAGTCTATAAATGGTTTATTGCAGCTATTTTATATGGCACACGGATAACAGAGGATATCGCGACCCGTACATGGCATGAATTCGAACGCAACAACATGCTGACACCTCAGCGCATCGTTGACGCAGGCTGGAATAAACTGGTGGAAATACTGGACCGCGGCGGTTATGTGCGTTACGACTACAAAACGGCCGCCAAATTACTCGACATCAATCATGCGTTACTTGATGGGTATGAGGGCGATCTCAATAACATGCATGCCGCGGCACTCGACGTCGCCGATCTCGAACAGCGCATCATGGCATTAGGCAAGGGTATCGGGAAAGTGACTGCCGCCATATTTCTGCGCGAATTACGTGGCAAATGGAAAAAAGCCAATCCGCCACTGTCTCCTCTTGCCATCTTGGCCGCACGCAAACTGGGATATCTGCCGAGCCATATCAGAACAAACCATCAGAGATTGGTGTATTTGCAGCATTTATGGCGCGAACATGGCAAAACCTCTACGAGCTTTCCGGAGTTGGAGGCAGCACTGGTACGCGAAGGGCTGCGACTGCGCCGTCACGCGAACCGGCATATCCGTCATGAGATTTGATTTCTTATCATCTCGTCTCAGTACCCGCATAACCTGCAAGTTGTTGCTACTAATTTATCTTTATCAGCAATAATGATAATGTAGTATCGGATAAGGATTTTGAGCTCAGGCTTACTCTCAAATTAGATGTTCTCTTCAAGTAATGAATCATAAATTTAGAATTTCCATACTTTTCATATGAATAACATTAATGATCACGCAATTGATGGTGCATGGCTGTTAAGCGTATTGGACGGATCTTTCAGTGAAATTTATTTTGTTGATTGCAAAACCAAACGATTTATTCATGCGAATGATTCCGCTCAACAAAATCTGCAGTACACGATGGCCCAATTAGAGACTATGTCGCCATTGGATCTCGCCCCGGATTTGACTGAAGCCTCGTTAAAGAAAATTTTAAACCCCCTGCGTGAAGGTATTACAGATCGTGTCACATTTGAAACTGTGCATCACCGCAAAGATGGCTCCACTTACCCGATTGAATTCCGGATATTCCGCTCTCCTCCCCATACCACGCCTGTATTTATCGCGATTGGCAATGACATTAGTCAGCACCATGCAGCGGCGGTTGCGCTACAACTCAGCGAATTGCGTTATCAAGCCATAGTTTCCAATATACCCGGCCTCGTTTTCCAGTTTCTGCGTCGTGCTGATGGTCATATCGAATTTACTTATGTCAGTGACCGCTGCGAAGACTTGCTGGACATTTCAGCAGCGCAGCTTAAAACCAATCCCGAATCATTCCTGAATTTGATTATGAGTGACGACAGGGCGAGTTATCTGGAATCCATGCTGCTCTCCGCACAGCAGCTTTTAACCTGGAACTGGAAAGGCAGAATCTGGATTGAAGCCTGGCAAGACATCAAATGGATAGATATTCGAGCTACACCGAGTGCAATGCCGGACGGTACAGTGGTATGGGATGGCGTGATTACCAATATCACCCAGACCAAACTTGAAGAAATCGAAGCCAAGCGTTCGAGCGAACGCCTGGCAGAATTATCGGCTCATATTCAGCAAGTCAAGGAGCAGGAACGGATGCGTATCGCCCGGGAGGTTCATGATGATCTCGGCGGCAATCTTACCGCCATAAAAATGGCGCTGACGCTCGTCAAACGCCGAATATCCAATAAAGACACAGCGCTAATCGAAAAAGTAAATTATATAGACACACTCGCAGACCGGACCATTGAATCAGTACATCGCATTGCCGGCGATTTGCGTCCCAGCATACTGGATTTCGGCATCGTCGCAGCCATTGAGTGGCAATCGCAGGAATTTGAACGTCAAATGGGCATACCGTGCCAGTTTTCCAGTACGGATGAAGATATAGAGCTTAATGCCGACCAGGCCACTGCCCTCTTCCGGGTTTTTCAGGAAGCATTAACCAATATCAGCAAACATGCTCATGCAACTCGAGTGGATGTGAACCTGAAACGAACCAAAAATGGCATTACTTTAGATATTGCAGACAATGGCCGAGGTATGGAACAATCTGATAGACTCAAACCTCATTCATTTGGCATACGCGGCATGATGGAGCGCGTAAGTTCATTAGGTGGTAAATTATCGATTACAGCCAGCCCGAGTGCCGGCAGTTTAATCACTATTCAAATTCCGTTAAATTAAAGTAATCATGACCTCACAAAAAGTTATACGTGTATTTATTGTCGACGATCACGCCATTGTGCGCGAAGGTCTCAAGCAAATTCTGGCGGACACACCGGATCTCGTTGTGGCAGGCGATGCAGAAACCGGACATGAGGCAATAAAACTTGCGCGGCAAGGTAAATACGATATTCTCTTGCTAGATATTTCCATGCCCGACCGCAGTGGTATCGAGGTATTAAAGCAAATTAAAAAAGAAGCGCCGGATATTGCGGTCCTGATGTTATCCATGCATCGTGAAGATCAGTACGCCATTCGTTCTCTGAAAGCAGGTGCAGCTGGCTATTTGAACAAGCAAAGCGCGCCCGCTGAACTGGTCGTGGCGATTCGGGAAGTGATCGCGGGACGCAAATACATAAGCAATGCATTGGCGCAGGAACTGGCTAACCAGGTGGGCGGTAACCATCAGACTGCACTGCATGAAACCTTGTCCGATCGCGAATATCAGACCATGACCATGATCGCATCCGGAAAATGCGTCAGCGATATCGCTACCGAATTAAATCTTTCAGTTAAAACTGTCAGCATGTATCGAGCTCGATTGCTGCAAAAGATGAAATTGAAAAACAATGCGGAATTAATGCACTATGCAATGAAAAACCGGCTTGTCGAATAATATAATATATTGATTTTTAATATATTTTTTATATGTACACATACGTTTATTCCAAAACCCGAAAGTAATCCATTTTTGTGCCGCTAATCGGCTGATTGCCTTTTCATGCACGGCGTATCATGCCCCTAAATTGGAATTGATATCCGTGCACAAAAGAGCGCGATCATGAAAAACACACCTGAAAATGAAGTCCCGCAAAACCCTGCAGAAATCGCGCGAGAAGCTTTTCGCCGCCTTGCCATGCAGCGTATCGCGCCTACTCCCGAAGCTTACCGCACCGTTTACAATGAAATAGCTGGCCTCTCTGAGGCTGTAAGCGCCGAACAGATTCTGACAAGTTTTGCAGCGCAGCTCTCGCAACTAACAGGCGAGACCTCGATTTTTGGCAAACGCTTGCGCCGGGCAGCGGAAGCCCATGATTGGCAGGATTACAATAGCGGCCTGACTGCATTGATTGAGGAACAACTAAAATCCCCGCCCGTTACTGCCACAGTTGCAACGAGCAGTCCTGTCCAGACCATCCCTGTTGATGGACAGAATACCCAAGTATTGCGTGAGCTCCTAACCCGCACCTTAACGTTTGCGGTTGCATCGTTATTATCAAATATTCCCGAACTAGCCGAGGAATCCGAAGCTCTGGGTACCGCGATCAGAGATGCACGCACTGACGAAGAGTTAACCGAGATAGGTAAACGCCTCAAACAACTCTGCTTCCG from Sulfuriferula sp. AH1 harbors:
- a CDS encoding cation transport regulator; the encoded protein is MPYKTVSELPKAQVDQYDAHQKRAFLKAFNNAYKEYKHDESRAFAVAHHAAQQAGKKADKS
- a CDS encoding efflux RND transporter periplasmic adaptor subunit; its protein translation is MNRKILIPILVVALIGVGGVSYWRTQHDRGIADTALTIYGNADVRQVQLAFNGSERIDRMLVQEGNPVKKGQLLAVLDTKRLEQNVAFRQSQVVAEQQALLRLQAGNRPEEIRKAQADAEAAKIDADNAERTYQRLVELVKQRFIAKQQADNAQSAAEAAQARSNAAHEVWKLAILGPRKEDIAAAQAALQTNEASLAIARKDLADASLYAPSDGVIQDRILEPGDMASPQRPVYTLALTNPIWIRAYVSGSELGKVKPGMRASVSTDSFPGKYYDGWVGYVSPSAEFTPKSVETVEVRSNLVYQVRILTCNTQNELRLGMPATVTIRLDQPPPPQSNGMAVCNKT
- a CDS encoding AAA family ATPase, which produces MSLGYKQRLALACALMHEPQILFLDEPTSGVDPLARREFWRRINGLAEQGVTIMVTTHFMEEAEYCDRLAIMAAGEILTIGTPSEIKVQARSAILPHPGMEDAFVGLIEAHEA
- a CDS encoding PRC-barrel domain-containing protein — its product is MSFLNRDTYGMYKSYDGEGPGPSLMGADTLMGEDVYNHLDEDLGDIKEIMIDMRSGKIAYAVLSFGGFLGLGEKLFAVPWNALTLDTVNKRFILKVEKERLKNAPGFDKDDWPDMVDQTWSTSVHSFYGTKPYYDL
- a CDS encoding ABC transporter ATP-binding protein translates to MPIFSLEQGQTSQFALEIDGISKSFRVGQRSVKALHDVSFTIKRGLVTGLVGPDSAGKTTLMRLAAGLLLADAGSIQVLGNDAATQSLAIQSTIGYMPQRFGLYEDLTVQENLDLYADLQGVPKHVRPERYRNLMQMAGLAAFTGRLAGQLSGGMKQKLGLACTLVQQPPLLLLDEPTVGVDPLSRRELWAIVYRLVKEQGTSVLLSTAYLDEAERCDEVVLLHDGKLLDQGTPASLQEPLRDRAFAVTSGSIAKRVLQARLAQSRACWMR
- a CDS encoding ABC transporter permease, with the protein product MNSASMRLTGLIRKEFLQIIRDPSSIAIAFLMPVILLLLFGYGVSLDSEHVPLGLVVEQPSADTASFTAALHNSRYFSPVSFQSTPKAVDAMMAGRISAIIVLRHDFAQRLRQPQGAPIQLIVNGVDANTARIVTGYVTGAWGTWLEHSSLDQGKTLSVPVVMTQRIWFNEELKSRNFLVPGLIAVIMTLIGALLTAMVMAREWERGTMEALMVTPLAMNEVILGKLIPYFILGMGGLALSVAMALWLFEVPLRGSVWVLFATSALFLLTALGMGLLISTIARSQFIAGQLAIITTFLPAFLLSGFIFDINSMPAIVQVITHVVAARYYVAILQTVFLVGNEWSVILPNALALILLATIFLGLTRIKARKRLE
- a CDS encoding molybdopterin-dependent oxidoreductase; amino-acid sequence: MSRNGLLHLLIADGNIDEAFIRQHTLGFDELAKVVMTYAPERVEALSGVPAADLKKAAELITRSSMLVSTCLQGVYQSNQATAAAVQVNNINLILGRIGRPGCGLLQMNGQPTAQNTRESGADGDLPGFRNWDNPQHIEQLAEIWNVDPAIIPHWSPLTHALQIFRYCEIGSIRFLWIQATNPAVSLPNLNRVRQILERSGLFVIVQDAFLTETAQFADVVLPAALWGEKTGCFTNVDRTVHISHKAVEPPGEARADLDIKENDWIRLSSRRGQMEAPARIGNIAPGELFVPFHYGYWDNPCRARAANELTIYEWDPVSKEPHYKYAAVKLEKIASPSSLQPESMRVADNEGGANANESFRNPPPPAAHIADYIGLLQESEQRLVKGLNQLAHTHAEEPDIGTLSRLFASWSQNAVQALQPFTEQYGERQAGEPERLDAALLIPRKPGGFNLLRHLHDLWLMVNESLISIDVLEQASKALRDQELEAAIGHIRQQNQRQAVWLWTRIRQAAPQTLVVPS
- a CDS encoding HPP family protein, translated to MNIFNKPFKPLLAAGTAAVVLGMIGGFALWSGTPWLFPSLGPTIAIQANSPDLSIAKPWNVIAGHIVGLFSGVLAVYLAGALNAPAFNAMHILVGSRVIAAVLAILFSMSMQYVLRADHPPAQATTLLVALGALPSTGSGMLTVLTGVILLAIAGEAVRRIFSEKTA
- a CDS encoding ABC transporter permease codes for the protein MLRRIFALMIKEFLALLKDKRSRFVLIIPPLVQLMVFGYAATFDLKHVPYAVFNEDTGSISRDVVSAFSGSPSFMAKQRITRNNQIAPLLNRKTVLMVIHIGPHFSADMLSGRPAPIQILVDGRNSNTALLTVNYAQDIINRFNNDWTASNGGAPPAHIVTRAWFNPNLESRWFFLPGIVGLLTLLVTILVTALSVAREREQGTFDQLLVTPLHPAEILIGKALPGFLIGIVEASLIVLVTVFWFEVPLLGSLFTLYTGVLLFLLSAVGIGLMISSLAVTQQQGMLGAFFFMVPAIILSGFATPIRNMPSLVQDLTLLNPMRYFLLVLRGVFLEGTPFHLLIPQFWPLAVIGVITLAIAGWLFRHRLY